In the Pseudomonas sp. DTU_2021_1001937_2_SI_NGA_ILE_001 genome, one interval contains:
- a CDS encoding alpha-xenorhabdolysin family binary toxin subunit A has translation MTNEALEQTPDTSGHHLDDLSQVGKAFIDAAAGRGEGAAREPGLLVTNEDVRKIRRYVNTGLALPTDLEQIRQLLGNYDSGVAGLKPEDIQHLYMDIRDHAASWNGLENDMRAVGSDLHVFAGNLISTTESTIDFIQSLDSWRTLGLDDLTPEQIEQMPPTELVEGDRKKLPGLLALVGEMRQYIQVHSVSTVRVRDNASQFKGRLREEIAPGVALKIQLANSMEAGNEVVELREDLRRLNERIEQKVKEYEEYAKYRWVGFWWGPIGGAISLSIYGPKAAAVLKEKEQLVKERNSLETKLRRLDKFLADLHEFETHLQDLKIRIDGAISGAGNIESLWVLLKDLVDSSYRQLESINDVKLLVIFVSRFKIMMTNWREIKDQALDLLTAFNKAVEDSRR, from the coding sequence ATGACAAACGAAGCTTTGGAACAAACCCCCGATACGTCTGGGCACCACCTGGATGATTTGAGTCAGGTCGGCAAGGCATTCATCGATGCGGCCGCCGGGAGGGGCGAAGGTGCTGCCCGTGAGCCGGGCTTGCTGGTGACCAACGAAGATGTCCGGAAGATTCGTCGTTACGTGAACACCGGCCTGGCACTGCCCACCGACCTGGAGCAGATCCGTCAGTTGCTCGGTAATTACGATAGCGGCGTGGCCGGACTCAAGCCTGAAGACATCCAGCATTTGTACATGGATATCCGTGACCACGCCGCCAGCTGGAACGGCCTGGAAAACGACATGCGTGCCGTGGGCAGCGACTTGCATGTTTTTGCCGGCAACCTGATCAGTACCACCGAAAGCACCATCGACTTCATCCAGAGCCTGGACTCCTGGCGGACTTTGGGGCTTGACGACCTGACACCTGAGCAGATCGAGCAAATGCCACCCACCGAACTGGTCGAGGGTGACCGCAAGAAGCTGCCTGGGCTGCTGGCCCTGGTCGGCGAGATGAGGCAATACATCCAGGTGCACAGCGTCAGTACCGTGCGGGTGCGGGATAACGCATCGCAGTTCAAGGGCCGTCTCAGGGAAGAGATCGCCCCCGGTGTGGCCTTGAAGATCCAGCTCGCCAACTCGATGGAGGCCGGCAACGAAGTCGTGGAACTTAGGGAAGACCTGCGACGCCTCAACGAGCGTATCGAACAGAAGGTCAAGGAATACGAGGAGTATGCGAAGTATCGTTGGGTCGGTTTCTGGTGGGGACCTATCGGTGGCGCGATTTCCTTGTCGATCTACGGCCCCAAGGCGGCGGCGGTCCTCAAGGAGAAAGAACAGCTGGTCAAGGAAAGGAACAGCCTGGAAACCAAACTTCGGCGGCTCGACAAATTTCTCGCCGACCTTCATGAGTTCGAGACCCATCTGCAAGACCTGAAGATTCGTATCGACGGCGCCATCAGTGGTGCGGGGAACATCGAAAGTCTCTGGGTATTATTGAAAGACCTGGTGGATTCGTCGTATCGGCAACTTGAAAGTATTAATGACGTCAAGTTGCTGGTGATCTTCGTGTCCCGTTTCAAAATCATGATGACCAACTGGCGTGAAATTAAGGACCAGGCGCTCGATCTGTTGACCGCCTTCAATAAGGCCGTTGAAGACAGTCGACGCTGA
- a CDS encoding alpha-xenorhabdolysin family binary toxin subunit B, protein MTVHVLETRFQLPEIDLSAVNTHRAQLRHTAESLADIYLPVKREILLSLLQELGGADQAALDVLTALPGTLDGEGLEDLLTAIKRLKGDPPDAPTLETISAIAAEIQTQVQRQLGNIRDKAVSLDDALVNLAHVSVGEVDHLMTAVEADIVHIDERLAAESGPQAKLLEQEAAVNKLIAEIEAISLWDKLKPLVESLTVLTDIDPKNPLIGSIKAGIEGLSNILNLASSQLRYEHLVRHRDRLQAQLDELTGNVRELRQQRQAESRKLEQLKQLKLIEAPKQAYGEELGKLLDALKRFLGLHPALPDDDIEATASAFLAHGRLFSDYLNDLRRAWRN, encoded by the coding sequence ATGACCGTACATGTTCTGGAAACACGCTTTCAGTTGCCGGAAATTGACCTGAGTGCCGTGAATACTCATCGCGCCCAGCTCCGCCACACGGCCGAGTCGCTCGCCGACATTTACCTGCCCGTCAAACGCGAGATCCTGTTGAGCCTGCTACAGGAGCTGGGTGGTGCGGATCAGGCGGCACTGGACGTGCTCACCGCGCTGCCGGGCACCCTGGATGGCGAAGGGCTCGAGGATCTGTTGACGGCCATCAAGCGGCTCAAAGGTGATCCGCCGGACGCGCCCACCCTGGAAACCATCAGCGCGATCGCGGCCGAGATCCAGACGCAAGTGCAACGGCAATTGGGCAACATCCGAGACAAGGCCGTATCGCTGGATGATGCGCTGGTCAACCTGGCCCATGTCAGCGTCGGTGAGGTCGATCACCTGATGACGGCGGTCGAGGCCGACATCGTCCATATCGATGAGCGGCTGGCGGCCGAGTCGGGGCCGCAGGCCAAGCTGTTGGAGCAAGAGGCTGCCGTCAACAAGCTGATTGCCGAGATCGAGGCCATCAGCTTGTGGGACAAACTCAAGCCGCTGGTCGAGTCGCTGACGGTACTGACCGACATCGACCCCAAGAACCCGTTGATCGGCTCGATCAAGGCCGGCATCGAGGGGCTTTCCAATATTCTCAACCTGGCCAGCAGCCAGCTGAGGTATGAGCACCTGGTCCGCCACCGTGATCGCCTGCAGGCGCAACTGGACGAACTCACCGGCAATGTCCGCGAGTTGCGTCAGCAGCGCCAGGCCGAGAGCCGCAAGCTGGAGCAACTCAAGCAGCTCAAGCTCATCGAGGCTCCGAAACAGGCCTACGGTGAAGAGCTGGGCAAGCTGTTGGATGCCCTGAAGCGCTTTCTCGGTCTTCATCCTGCGCTCCCTGACGACGACATCGAAGCGACTGCTTCGGCCTTCCTGGCTCATGGTCGGCTGTTCAGTGACTACTTGAACGACCTGCGCCGTGCCTGGCGTAACTGA
- a CDS encoding ABC transporter ATP-binding protein (Members of the family are the ATP-binding subunit of ABC transporters for substrates such as betaine, L-proline or other amino acids, choline, carnitine, etc. The substrate specificity is best determined from the substrate-binding subunit, rather than this subunit, as it interacts with the permease subunit and not with substrate directly.): MIELQNLTKTFQSNGKEVKAVDSVSLTVNEGEICVFLGPSGCGKSTTLKMINRLIEPTSGKVLINGEDTTALDEVTLRRNIGYVIQQIGLFPNMTIEENIMVVPQLLGWDKQKCRERARELMNMIKLEPKQYLHRYPRELSGGQQQRIGVIRALAAEAPLLLMDEPFGAVDPINREMIQNEFFEMQRALNKTVIMVSHDIDEALKLGDKIAIFRAGKLIQIDHPDTLLAHPADEFVSNFVGQDSTLKRLLLVKAEDAADNAPSVSPDTPVADALEVMDDNDRRYVVVTDAENKAMGYVRRRDLHRQTGTCAQYLREFNATAVHDENLRILLSRMYEFNRAWLPVLDAERVFLGEVTQESIAAYLSSGRSRGAKTSIVSPAELAAS, encoded by the coding sequence ATGATCGAACTCCAGAACCTCACCAAGACATTCCAGAGCAACGGTAAAGAAGTGAAGGCGGTCGATTCGGTCAGCCTCACGGTCAACGAAGGCGAAATCTGCGTGTTCCTCGGCCCTTCGGGCTGTGGCAAGAGCACCACGTTGAAGATGATCAACCGCCTGATCGAACCGACCTCCGGCAAGGTGCTGATCAACGGCGAAGACACCACTGCGCTGGACGAAGTGACCCTGCGCCGCAACATCGGCTACGTGATCCAGCAGATCGGCCTGTTTCCCAACATGACCATCGAAGAAAACATCATGGTGGTGCCGCAGTTGCTGGGTTGGGACAAACAGAAGTGCCGCGAGCGGGCTCGCGAGCTGATGAACATGATCAAGCTCGAACCCAAGCAATACCTGCATCGCTACCCACGCGAGCTGTCCGGTGGCCAGCAACAGCGTATCGGGGTGATCCGCGCCCTGGCCGCCGAGGCGCCGCTGCTGCTGATGGACGAGCCGTTCGGTGCGGTCGACCCGATCAACCGCGAGATGATCCAGAACGAGTTCTTCGAGATGCAGAGGGCGCTGAACAAGACTGTGATCATGGTCAGCCACGACATCGACGAAGCCCTCAAGCTGGGCGACAAGATCGCCATTTTCCGTGCTGGCAAGCTGATCCAGATCGACCACCCGGACACCCTGCTGGCCCACCCGGCCGACGAGTTCGTGTCCAACTTCGTCGGCCAGGACAGCACCCTCAAGCGCCTGCTGCTGGTCAAGGCCGAAGACGCCGCCGACAACGCGCCGTCGGTCAGCCCGGACACGCCGGTGGCCGACGCCCTGGAGGTGATGGACGACAACGACCGCCGCTACGTGGTGGTCACCGATGCCGAGAACAAGGCCATGGGCTATGTGCGCCGCCGTGACCTGCACCGCCAGACCGGCACCTGCGCGCAGTACCTGCGCGAGTTCAACGCCACGGCGGTGCATGACGAAAACCTGCGTATCCTGCTGTCGCGCATGTACGAGTTCAACCGCGCCTGGCTGCCGGTGCTGGACGCCGAGCGGGTGTTCCTCGGCGAGGTGACCCAGGAGTCCATCGCCGCCTACCTCAGCTCCGGTCGTTCGCGCGGCGCCAAGACCAGCATCGTCTCGCCCGCGGAGCTGGCGGCGTCCTGA
- a CDS encoding sulfite reductase flavoprotein subunit alpha produces the protein MFKKVLFQLHWFLGISAGLVLAVMGVTGALYAFEDEILDALNPDVLRVDKRGETLPPAELARRLEAAQGMTVAILRVELDSGRVATAYFQPRPGERRGPRVNFDPYTAEVRPEGVGEDFFGVVLDLHRFLAIGPFGRQITGACTLILIFFCLSGLYLRWPRKVLDWRAWLTLDWARKGRSFNWDLHSVFGTWCLLAYLLFAFTGLMWSYSWWNQGMTRLLSDTPPTGEPRRGGAMNGKGAPPAGPLVVDYDAVWQSIRESAGPGLASYNLRLPNGAGLPATVFYLLKDSPHPRAFNTLNLDPASGRIHALDRYADKSLGDQLLTSNYALHVGSYFGLPGRIILAVASLLMPLFFITGWLLYLDRRRKKRQVLQARSGLQDTGADHASAWLVGFASQSGFAEQLAWQSAGQLQAAGLPVRVERLADLTGEDLQRSHNALFVVSTFGDGEAPDSARAFERQWLGQPLALEHLNYAVLALGDRQYTQFCGFARRLHGWLLERGGRSLFAPVEVDNADPQALQSWQQQLGQATGSQPLAAWQAPAFESWTLSRREWLNPGSQGAKVFLLSLAPPESVRWAAGDLVEVLPRHGEAVLRRLLDGLGLTGDEPVSVDGLQETLLQALGSRQLPQHRAHLVGLHAQALVDTLVPLAAREYSIASIPEDGSLQLIVRQEIHSDGDFGVGSGWLTEYLPVGAQVSLRLRRNSGFHLPEAGVPMILVGNGTGLAGLRSLLKARIQQGQTGNWLLFGERNRAHDCLCGEELQGWLDNGQLQRLDLVFSRDQAHKVYVQDRLREAGDEVRAWLAEGAAIYLCGSLQGMASGVDQVLHELLGELAVAELIETGRYRRDVY, from the coding sequence GTGTTCAAGAAGGTCCTTTTCCAGCTGCACTGGTTCCTGGGTATCAGCGCTGGCCTGGTGCTGGCGGTGATGGGCGTGACCGGTGCGCTGTACGCCTTCGAGGACGAAATTCTCGACGCCCTCAACCCGGACGTGCTGCGGGTGGACAAGCGCGGCGAGACGCTGCCGCCGGCCGAGCTGGCGCGTCGGCTGGAAGCCGCCCAGGGCATGACCGTTGCCATATTGCGCGTAGAGTTGGACAGCGGTCGGGTGGCGACGGCCTATTTCCAGCCCAGGCCGGGTGAGCGACGCGGGCCGCGCGTGAATTTCGACCCGTACACCGCTGAGGTACGACCCGAAGGCGTGGGCGAGGATTTTTTCGGCGTGGTACTGGACCTGCACCGCTTCCTGGCCATCGGCCCCTTCGGCCGGCAAATCACCGGCGCCTGCACCTTGATCCTGATCTTCTTCTGTCTGTCGGGCCTGTACCTGCGCTGGCCACGCAAGGTACTGGACTGGCGGGCCTGGCTGACCCTGGACTGGGCCAGAAAGGGCCGCAGCTTCAACTGGGACCTGCATTCGGTGTTCGGCACCTGGTGCCTGCTGGCTTACCTGTTGTTCGCCTTCACCGGCCTGATGTGGTCCTACTCGTGGTGGAACCAGGGCATGACACGCCTGCTCAGCGATACCCCGCCGACCGGCGAGCCGCGTCGTGGGGGCGCGATGAACGGCAAAGGCGCGCCCCCTGCCGGCCCGTTGGTGGTGGACTACGACGCGGTCTGGCAGAGCATCCGCGAATCCGCCGGCCCGGGGTTGGCCAGCTACAACCTGCGCCTGCCCAACGGCGCCGGCCTGCCGGCCACGGTGTTCTACCTGCTCAAGGATTCGCCGCACCCGCGCGCCTTCAACACCCTCAACCTGGACCCGGCCAGTGGGCGTATCCATGCGCTGGACCGTTATGCCGACAAGTCCCTGGGCGACCAGCTGCTGACCAGCAACTACGCCCTGCACGTGGGCAGCTACTTCGGCTTGCCAGGGCGGATCATCCTGGCCGTGGCCTCGCTGCTGATGCCGCTGTTCTTCATTACCGGCTGGCTGTTGTACCTCGACCGGCGGCGCAAGAAACGCCAGGTTCTGCAGGCGCGCAGCGGGCTGCAGGACACCGGTGCGGACCACGCTTCGGCCTGGCTGGTGGGCTTCGCCAGCCAGAGCGGCTTCGCCGAGCAACTGGCCTGGCAGAGCGCCGGGCAGCTGCAGGCCGCCGGCCTGCCGGTGCGCGTGGAGCGCCTGGCCGACCTGACCGGCGAAGACCTGCAACGCAGCCACAATGCCCTGTTCGTGGTCAGCACCTTCGGCGACGGCGAGGCGCCGGACAGCGCCCGCGCCTTCGAGCGCCAGTGGCTTGGCCAGCCGTTGGCCCTGGAGCACCTCAACTATGCGGTGCTGGCCCTGGGCGACCGGCAGTACACGCAGTTCTGCGGTTTCGCCCGGCGCCTGCATGGTTGGCTGCTGGAGCGAGGCGGGCGCTCGTTGTTCGCGCCGGTGGAGGTGGACAACGCCGATCCGCAGGCCCTGCAGAGCTGGCAGCAGCAGCTGGGCCAGGCCACCGGCAGTCAGCCACTGGCGGCCTGGCAGGCGCCGGCATTCGAAAGCTGGACCCTGAGCCGCCGTGAGTGGCTCAACCCCGGCAGCCAGGGCGCCAAAGTGTTCCTGCTGAGCCTGGCCCCGCCCGAGTCCGTACGCTGGGCGGCCGGTGATCTGGTCGAAGTGCTGCCGCGCCATGGCGAAGCCGTGCTGCGGCGCCTGCTCGATGGCCTGGGCCTGACGGGGGACGAGCCGGTAAGCGTCGACGGCCTGCAGGAGACGCTGTTGCAGGCGCTGGGCAGTCGTCAGCTGCCGCAACACCGTGCGCACTTGGTCGGGCTGCATGCCCAGGCGCTGGTGGATACCCTGGTACCACTGGCAGCGCGGGAATACTCCATCGCCTCGATCCCTGAAGACGGCAGCCTGCAACTGATCGTGCGCCAGGAAATCCACAGCGATGGGGACTTTGGCGTGGGGTCTGGCTGGCTGACCGAGTACCTGCCGGTGGGCGCGCAGGTCAGCCTGCGCCTGCGTCGCAACAGCGGCTTCCACCTGCCCGAAGCGGGCGTGCCGATGATTCTGGTCGGCAATGGTACCGGGCTGGCCGGGCTGCGCAGCCTGCTCAAGGCGCGTATCCAGCAGGGCCAGACAGGTAACTGGCTGCTGTTCGGCGAGCGCAACCGTGCTCATGACTGCCTCTGTGGCGAAGAACTGCAGGGCTGGCTGGACAACGGCCAGTTGCAGCGTCTCGACCTGGTCTTCTCCCGCGATCAGGCGCACAAGGTCTACGTGCAGGACAGGCTGCGCGAAGCTGGCGACGAAGTGCGCGCCTGGCTGGCCGAAGGTGCCGCCATCTACCTCTGTGGCAGCCTGCAGGGCATGGCCAGCGGCGTGGACCAGGTGCTTCACGAGCTGCTGGGCGAACTGGCAGTGGCCGAGCTGATCGAAACCGGGCGTTACCGGCGCGACGTCTACTGA
- a CDS encoding type III PLP-dependent enzyme — translation MSIKVEDYFAPETFKKMKSFADKQETPFVVIDTQMISQAYDDLRAGFEFAKVYYAVKANPAVEIIELLRDKGSSFDIASIYELDKVMGTGVGPERISYGNTIKKSRDIRYFYDKGVRMFATDSEADLRNIAKAAPGSKVYVRILTEGSTSADWPLSRKFGCNPDMALDLLILAKQLGLVPYGVSFHVGSQQRDIDVWDAAIAKVKVIFERLKEEDGITLQMINMGGGFPANYITRTNSLETYAEEIIRFLKEDFGDELPEIILEPGRSLIANAGILVSEVVLVARKSRTAVERWIYTDVGKFSGLIETMDEAIKFPIWTEKKGEMEEVVIAGPTCDSADIMYEHYKYGLPLNLAIGDRLYWLSTGAYTTSYSAVEFNGFPPLKAFYL, via the coding sequence ATGTCGATCAAGGTCGAAGACTATTTCGCACCCGAAACCTTCAAGAAGATGAAGTCCTTCGCTGACAAGCAGGAAACCCCCTTCGTGGTCATCGATACCCAGATGATCAGCCAGGCCTACGACGACCTGCGCGCCGGTTTCGAATTCGCCAAGGTCTACTACGCGGTCAAGGCCAACCCTGCGGTGGAAATCATCGAACTGCTGCGTGACAAGGGTTCGAGCTTCGACATCGCCTCCATCTACGAGCTGGACAAAGTGATGGGCACCGGCGTAGGCCCGGAGCGCATCAGCTACGGCAACACCATCAAGAAATCCCGCGACATCCGTTACTTCTACGACAAAGGCGTACGCATGTTCGCCACCGACTCCGAGGCCGACCTGCGCAACATCGCCAAGGCCGCCCCAGGCTCGAAGGTTTACGTGCGCATCCTCACCGAAGGCTCGACCTCGGCAGACTGGCCGCTGTCGCGCAAGTTCGGCTGCAACCCGGACATGGCCCTGGACCTGCTGATCCTGGCCAAGCAACTGGGCCTGGTGCCGTACGGCGTGTCGTTCCACGTGGGCAGCCAGCAGCGCGATATCGACGTCTGGGACGCCGCCATCGCCAAGGTCAAGGTGATCTTCGAGCGCCTCAAGGAAGAAGACGGCATCACCCTGCAGATGATCAACATGGGTGGCGGCTTCCCGGCCAACTACATCACCCGTACCAACAGCCTGGAAACCTACGCAGAAGAGATCATCCGCTTCCTCAAGGAAGACTTCGGTGACGAGCTGCCGGAAATCATTCTGGAGCCTGGCCGTTCGCTGATTGCCAACGCCGGCATCCTGGTCAGTGAAGTGGTGCTGGTGGCGCGCAAGTCGCGTACCGCCGTCGAGCGCTGGATCTACACCGACGTGGGCAAGTTCTCCGGCCTGATCGAAACCATGGACGAAGCCATCAAGTTCCCGATCTGGACCGAGAAGAAGGGTGAGATGGAAGAGGTGGTCATCGCCGGCCCGACCTGCGACAGCGCCGACATCATGTACGAACACTACAAGTACGGCCTGCCACTGAACCTGGCCATCGGTGACCGTCTGTACTGGTTGTCGACCGGTGCCTACACCACCAGCTACAGCGCGGTGGAATTCAACGGCTTCCCGCCGCTGAAGGCGTTCTACCTGTAA